Proteins from a single region of Leuconostoc gasicomitatum LMG 18811:
- a CDS encoding diacylglycerol kinase family lipid kinase: protein MRARIIYNPTSGREAIKREMLAILHTYELAGYETSAFATTPEPMSAAKEAKRAAIAGFDLIVAAGGDGTINEVVNGLAPLPKRPMMAVIPAGTTNDYARALKLPRDEPLEAAKIIFQRETIKMDIGKIDQAGMSKYFMNIAALGTISEVTYAVPSLMKSLYGYLAYLVKGTELITRIKPVNAKVTYDTGEYSGKISMIFLALTNSVGGFETIVPDAKLDDGKFTLLIIKESNLAQILQIVAQMLNGGKHVDNQQMIYKKTNKVAITPLDQDQLKVNLDGEYGGDAPMVFTDLQQHIEFVANRSGMQEAATISDTTKEKFVADVEKLDVK from the coding sequence ATGAGAGCACGAATTATTTATAATCCAACATCTGGTCGTGAAGCAATTAAACGGGAAATGCTAGCTATTTTGCATACCTACGAGCTTGCTGGTTATGAAACTTCAGCATTTGCTACAACACCAGAACCAATGTCTGCAGCTAAAGAAGCAAAACGTGCAGCAATAGCAGGGTTTGATTTGATTGTAGCGGCTGGTGGCGATGGCACAATCAACGAAGTTGTTAATGGGTTAGCGCCGTTACCCAAACGCCCTATGATGGCCGTTATTCCGGCTGGTACAACGAATGATTATGCACGCGCGTTAAAATTACCGCGTGATGAACCATTAGAAGCAGCTAAAATTATTTTTCAGCGTGAAACCATTAAAATGGACATTGGAAAAATTGATCAAGCAGGCATGTCGAAGTATTTCATGAATATTGCAGCGCTTGGCACAATCAGTGAAGTCACATATGCTGTACCATCTTTGATGAAGTCGTTGTACGGTTATCTGGCCTATCTTGTTAAAGGAACAGAACTTATTACACGAATAAAACCAGTTAATGCTAAAGTTACTTATGATACCGGTGAATATTCTGGTAAAATCTCAATGATATTTTTGGCTTTAACAAATTCTGTTGGTGGCTTTGAGACAATTGTTCCTGATGCTAAATTAGACGATGGTAAATTCACATTGTTAATTATCAAAGAATCCAATTTAGCCCAAATTTTACAAATAGTTGCCCAAATGCTAAATGGTGGGAAGCATGTTGACAATCAACAAATGATTTATAAAAAAACGAATAAAGTGGCAATCACACCTTTGGATCAAGATCAGTTAAAAGTCAATTTAGATGGCGAATATGGTGGAGATGCACCGATGGTGTTTACGGATCTGCAACAACACATCGAATTTGTTGCTAATCGTTCTGGTATGCAAGAAGCAGCGACTATTTCAGATACCACTAAGGAAAAGTTTGTGGCAGACGTCGAAAAACTCGACGTTAAATAA